The following proteins are encoded in a genomic region of Candidatus Diapherotrites archaeon:
- a CDS encoding ribosome assembly factor SBDS produces the protein MPNEAPIMVQLEDAVIARLSKSGTRFEVLVDPDLALQVRRGQTVSNHDLLAVEKIFVDARAGDEATESDLQHAFGTKDAREIALKIVKDGEVQLTTEQRKHLREEKRRQIIAFIAQNAFNPQTNTPHPPLRIEHALEEAKVHVDEFKDVTSQVNDIIPKLRQILPISMEKITVGVKVPPQYAGAALNVLHSYGLKQQEWQSDGSLVALVEIPGGMKQELFDRLNHATKGEVVTKLIQK, from the coding sequence ATGCCAAATGAAGCACCCATTATGGTCCAACTCGAAGATGCTGTGATCGCCCGCCTCTCCAAGAGCGGAACCCGTTTCGAGGTCCTCGTCGACCCGGATCTCGCTCTCCAGGTGCGCCGCGGGCAAACCGTGAGCAACCATGACCTTCTCGCTGTGGAAAAGATATTCGTGGATGCCAGGGCCGGGGATGAGGCCACCGAAAGCGACCTTCAACACGCCTTTGGAACCAAGGATGCGCGGGAGATTGCCCTCAAGATTGTTAAGGATGGCGAGGTCCAGTTAACTACCGAGCAGCGGAAGCATCTTCGCGAGGAGAAGCGCCGCCAGATCATTGCCTTCATCGCCCAAAACGCCTTCAACCCCCAAACCAACACCCCTCACCCGCCCCTCCGCATCGAGCATGCCTTGGAGGAGGCCAAGGTTCATGTGGATGAGTTTAAAGATGTAACCTCCCAGGTGAATGATATTATCCCCAAGCTCAGGCAGATCCTCCCCATTTCAATGGAGAAGATCACCGTGGGGGTCAAAGTCCCCCCCCAGTATGCGGGGGCCGCCCTGAATGTACTCCATTCCTATGGGTTGAAGCAACAGGAATGGCAATCCGATGGGAGTTTAGTGGCCCTCGTCGAGATCCCGGGTGGAATGAAGCAGGAACTCTTCGACCGCCTCAACCACGCCACGAAAGGTGAGGTCGTAACCAAACTAATCCAAAAATGA